From the Acidobacteriota bacterium genome, one window contains:
- a CDS encoding ferritin family protein: MKTVEEILLEAIQSELDTRRLYKDMASLAPDAETKNVLTALADRELIHRAQLERRYKELFDKPPPPMEESSMTIPPGVQKFDPVRALKFAMEHERNSEAQYRFLSERATEKEIRNIANEMAETEWKHRREIETELQERIGPDQFLFEI, from the coding sequence ATGAAGACTGTTGAAGAGATCCTGCTGGAAGCCATCCAGTCCGAGCTCGACACCCGTCGGCTCTACAAGGACATGGCCTCGCTCGCCCCTGACGCCGAAACGAAAAACGTTCTGACGGCGCTGGCCGATCGAGAGCTCATCCATCGGGCGCAGCTCGAGAGGCGTTACAAGGAGCTTTTCGACAAGCCTCCACCACCGATGGAAGAGTCTTCGATGACGATCCCACCCGGAGTGCAGAAGTTCGACCCGGTCAGGGCGCTGAAGTTCGCCATGGAGCATGAGCGCAATTCCGAGGCGCAGTATCGATTTCTGTCGGAGCGGGCGACCGAAAAAGAAATCCGCAACATTGCGAACGAGATGGCGGAGACCGAATGGAAGCACCGGCGGGAGATCGAGACCGAGCTTCAGGAACGGATCGGCCCCGACCAGTTCCTCTTCGAGATCTGA